CGGCGCTATTTCGGCGGGATCGACATCGTCCAGAACGATTGCCGGATCATTGCCTCCAAGTTCAAGCTCAAGCCGCTTCAGCGTACCGGCAGCGCTTTCCATCACTTTTTTGCCCGTCGCAGTGGAACCCGTGAACGCGATCTTTGCTACATTCGAGTGACTAGTCAGAGATGCTCCGAGTTCGTTTCGACCTGTGATGACATTGACAACCCCGGCCGGGAAAATTTCCGCGCATACTTCTCCCAAGAGGAGAGTGGTCAGGGGAGTCGTGGGAGCTGGCTTGATAACGAGCGTGTTTCCAGTAACTAGGGAAGGCGCTACTTTGTTGATCAAAAGGAGAATAGGGACGTTCCATGGCGTGATCGCGGCTACAACACCGAGCGGTGTTCGCTGCTCGATGATCCTCCGAGAATCATCATCCTTCAAGACTCTTGGCGCCAGATCGAATAGTGCGAAGTATCGAATTCTTTTGATGGCCTCCATGATTTCGGCGCAAGATCTGGTAAGCGGCATGCCTTGTTCCTGTGTGAGCAATTTGGCAAACTCCATTAGACGGCCCTCCAGACGAGAGGCAAGTTCTCTTAGGAGCTCCGACCGTTCGGCCATACAGCGGGCTGACCACGTGGAAAAAGCCCGATGCGCTGCGGACACGGCTGAGTTCAGTTGAGCTTCATCGGCGCACGGCGCGTTTGCGATCACCTCTTCGGTTGCCGGGTTTAAGACGGCCATATGCGAAGCTCCTTGAACCAACTGTCCGTCGATGAGAAGGCTGTAATGGCGCATGCTTTACCCGAAATAGCGAAAGTGTTGCTAGTTGAGGACCTTCTATCGGCCCTTTGTGACCTGTCATGGGTTATCTGCAGTGGACTGCTTCTTGCAGCAAGGCTTGGGTGCGTTCATTGAGGAGATCGTCGAGTGTACATGAGAGCTGGACCATCTCCAGGCTGAAATATTGCCAAATTAGCTTAGCCATCACTTCAATCCCCCGTTTGGCTGTCCGATACGCTGCAGACACGTCTTCAATTAGTTGAGCTTTATAGGCACCTGGTGCGTTTGCGATCACTTCTTCGTTTGACGGTTCTGATATAGCCATATACGAAACGCCTTGAACCGATTGCTCTTCGATAAAGAACTTGTAGTTAGAAGCAGTCCGAAGGGAGCTGCGAACTGAAGATCGGCCTGGACACATAGATTTGGATTCTCTATATCCAATGCGTCTTACTACATATCTCCATCTCTAGAGGTCTCAATCACGCTTCGACGAGAATTGACTCAAGACGGTGTCGGGGTGATCTTGGCTCGTTGAGAAGAGTGGGAAATTTCTCTTTCCTATCGAACGATTTCAAAATCCCATCGATCAGCTCAACGGTGCCGCGTAGCATGTTGTCCGTGAACCCAGCACGGTGGGGAGTAACAACCGTTTGCGACAGGCTAACTAACGGATCTCTTGGCGAGATGGGCTCGTCGCGAAGAACATCCAGCGCTGCTGCCCTGACCTGGCCTGCTAGAATGGCTTTTCGCAACGCTTGTTCGTCGATCAGCGACCCGCGAGCAACATTCACAAAGAAAACGCCGCGCTTCATAGACGCAAACATTTTTTCGTTGAATATCCCCTGATTACTGCGATCTGCGCGCACACAGACGACCACGATGTCTGCATCTCCTAGAATCAACGGAAGCCCCTCCAGGCCGTGTACGGGAATGTTAAGTTCTGCCTTCTCCGGCGATCGTGTTACTGCAACTATTTCGCAGCCGAAGGGCAGCAGCCTTTCGATGAGAGCCCGCCCGATTGCCCCTAAGCCGAAGATGCATACTCTTTTACCCCGAAGCCCGTAAGAGATCGGCAATGCCTCGCCGCGCGCTTGTGCAACAGAATCTATTGCCCCCAAAAGGTTGCGTGAAAGCGTGAGGATCTCCATCAAGGCAAACTCGGCCACTGACTCTGCATTTCCTGTGCGATCTGAAGGCGCGTAGGACACCCAGATTCCCTGACTAGTAGCGAAGTCGACATCAATCTGCTCATATCCCGAGGAGAGGGTCTGGATCAGTTTCAAATTTGGGTACAGGCCTATATCTGACGCCTTCAGGGGAGCGAATGTCAGAAGCACTTCATAATTTTCTGCTGCAGATCCACCAGCGTGAACATCAAGCAGATGGATATGGTCCTGTCGCCGCACGGTGCTGAGCCCGCGGCAGACTTCCTGTTCAAAAACACGAAATTGTCTTAGAGAGACAAGAGCAATGTTCACGTATTACCTTTCACCCAAGAATTAATCTCCTCACGTTACCTCGCCGGTATCGGGACTCTTTTCAGTAGATGCAATAGGAATTGGATGTTAAAGTGCAGTTCTTGCCAAATGTGCCTCTGATTCCGTCAACGGTTGCGTTATGAGTTGTGAGTCATATCGAAGTTGAGCGAGACATACTTGCAAGGAAGACCGAGACAGTGTCTGGATCCTTGGTTACGTAGAGGCCAGGGCACAAGAAGGCCCTCTGCCATCTCAGCTGTTGGGGAGTATGAACCTCGCACGCAGAATCCTCAACGATCGCTCTTATAGGATGGTCGCTCATCTTGAGCGAAGGACTCAAACTATCTGCGGGCCGGATCTACTGGTAGACGCCGAATCGCCAGAGCATAAAAGTTCGACCAGGAAGACCCCAGACGTCTGTAGCCGAGCCGCGTGCACTTCATGGACTTATCAATTCGTTTCCGCACGACCTGCCCATGTCTGAAGAGCGGCCGATAGCTTTTCTGGGTCAACTTGGTCATCAGTGCGGCTGACCCACACAATAA
This Granulicella sibirica DNA region includes the following protein-coding sequences:
- a CDS encoding NAD(P)-dependent oxidoreductase, translated to MNIALVSLRQFRVFEQEVCRGLSTVRRQDHIHLLDVHAGGSAAENYEVLLTFAPLKASDIGLYPNLKLIQTLSSGYEQIDVDFATSQGIWVSYAPSDRTGNAESVAEFALMEILTLSRNLLGAIDSVAQARGEALPISYGLRGKRVCIFGLGAIGRALIERLLPFGCEIVAVTRSPEKAELNIPVHGLEGLPLILGDADIVVVCVRADRSNQGIFNEKMFASMKRGVFFVNVARGSLIDEQALRKAILAGQVRAAALDVLRDEPISPRDPLVSLSQTVVTPHRAGFTDNMLRGTVELIDGILKSFDRKEKFPTLLNEPRSPRHRLESILVEA
- a CDS encoding aldehyde dehydrogenase family protein; this translates as MAVLNPATEEVIANAPCADEAQLNSAVSAAHRAFSTWSARCMAERSELLRELASRLEGRLMEFAKLLTQEQGMPLTRSCAEIMEAIKRIRYFALFDLAPRVLKDDDSRRIIEQRTPLGVVAAITPWNVPILLLINKVAPSLVTGNTLVIKPAPTTPLTTLLLGEVCAEIFPAGVVNVITGRNELGASLTSHSNVAKIAFTGSTATGKKVMESAAGTLKRLELELGGNDPAIVLDDVDPAEIAPKIFAGAMGNSGQICFAIKRVYVHECIYDRMCEELGALARKAVVGNGLDERTEFGPLQNKSQFDRVRGLIEDARKNGTIVGEGKLPPGPGYFVAPTIVRDIADDSPLVQEEQFGPVLPILKYTNLEDAVARANATPFGLGATVWSADLDRATHVAGRIKSGSVWINQVPAPNVDAPFGGAKQSGFGVELSSRGLEECTQLHVIHIAK